From the Lolium rigidum isolate FL_2022 chromosome 2, APGP_CSIRO_Lrig_0.1, whole genome shotgun sequence genome, one window contains:
- the LOC124688362 gene encoding probable beta-D-xylosidase 7, translating to MGRRTHVVQAAPAAAFLLVFVQLLASWSSFAVATDPPFSCGGPSTAPFCDRKLPIDQRAGDLVSKLTLEEKISQLGDESPAVSRLGVPAYKWWSEALHGVANAGRGIHLDGPLRAATSFPQVILTAASFNPHLWYRIGQVIGTEARGVYNNGQAEGLTFWAPNINVFRDPRWGRGQETPGEDPTMTGKYAAVFVRGVQGYGISGAINSSDLEASACCKHFTAYDLENWKGVTRFAFDAKVTAQDLADTYNPPFKSCVEDGGASGIMCSYNRVNGVPTCADQNLLTKTARGDWGFNGYITSDCDAVAIIHDVQGYAKEPEDAVADVLKAGMDVNCGGYVQTHGLSAIQQGKITEKDIDRALHNLFTIRMRLGLFNGDPKYNRYGNIGADQVCKQEHQNLALQAAQDGIVLLKNDGGALPLSKTKVSSIAIIGHNGNNATLLLGNYFGPPCISVTPLQAIQGYVKDARFVAGCNAAVCNVSNIGEAVHVASSADYVVLFMGLDQDQEREEVDRLELGLPGMQEKLINSVADAAKKPVILVLLCGGPVDVTFAKNNPKIGAIVWAGYPGQAGGIAIAQVLFGEHNPGGRLPVTWYPKEFTAVPMTDMRMRADPATGYPGRTYRFYKGKTVYNFGYGLSYSKYSHSFVSKGTKPPSMTGIDGLKAIESAAGTVSYDVEEIGAEACDKLKFPALVRVQNQGTMDGRHPVLLFLRWPNATDGRPASQLIGFQSVHLRATQTTHVEFEVSPCKHFSRAAEDGRKVIDQGSHFVGVGEDEFEMSFMA from the exons ATGGGACGCCGTACGCACGTCGTCCAAGCTGCCCCAGCGGCAGCGTTTCTGCTCGTCTTCGTCCAGCTTCTCGCGTCGTGGTCATCCTTCGCCGTTGCCACCGACCCGCCCTTCTCCTGCGGCGGGCCGTCCACCGCGCCGTTCTGCGACCGGAAGCTGCCGATTGATCAGCGCGCCGGGGACCTAGTGTCGAAGCTGACGCTGGAGGAGAAGATCTCGCAGCTCGGCGACGAGTCACCGGCCGTGTCCCGGCTGGGCGTGCCGGCGTACAAGTGGTGGTCGGAGGCGCTGCACGGCGTTGCCAACGCCGGGCGCGGCATCCACCTCGACGGCCCGCTCCGCGCTGCCACCAGCTTCCCGCAGGTCATCCTCACCGCTGCGTCCTTCAACCCGCATCTCTGGTACCGCATCGGCCAG GTGATCGGGACGGAGGCGCGGGGCGTCTACAACAACGGGCAGGCGGAGGGGCTCACCTTCTGGGCTCCCAACATCAACGTGTTCCGTGACCCGAGATGGGGCAGGGGCCAGGAGACCCCCGGCGAGGATCCCACGATGACCGGCAAGTACGCCGCCGTGTTCGTCCGCGGCGTGCAGGGCTACGGCATCTCCGGCGCCATCAACTCCTCCGACCTCGAGGCCTCAGCCTGCTGCAAGCACTTCACCGCCTACGACCTCGAGAACTGGAAGGGCGTCACACGCTTCGCTTTCGACGCCAAG GTGACAGCGCAGGATCTGGCCGATACCTACAATCCACCCTTCAAGAGCTGCGTCGAGGACGGCGGCGCCAGCGGCATCATGTGCTCCTACAACCGCGTCAACGGCGTTCCCACCTGCGCCGATCAGAACCTACTGACCAAAACCGCGAGAGGGGACTGGGGGTTTAACGG ATACATCACTTCGGACTGTGACGCCGTGGCCATCATCCATGACGTCCAAGGATATGCCAAAGAGCCGGAGGATGCAGTTGCGGATGTCCTCAAGGCTG GAATGGACGTGAACTGCGGCGGCTACGTGCAGACGCACGGCCTCTCTGCGATCCAGCAAGGTAAGATCACAGAGAAGGACATCGACAGAGCCCTACACAACCTCTTCACCATCAGGATGAGGTTGGGCCTCTTCAACGGCGACCCCAAATACAACCGGTacggcaacatcggcgccgaccaGGTGTGCAAGCAGGAGCACCAGAACCTCGCTCTTCAGGCCGCGCAAGACGGCATCGTCCTGCTCAAGAACGACGGCGGCGCCCTGCCCCTGTCCAAGACCAAGGTCTCGTCCATCGCCATCATCGGACACAACGGGAACAACGCGACGTTGCTGCTCGGAAACTACTTTGGCCCGCCGTGCATCTCCGTCACGCCGCTCCAGGCGATCCAGGGGTACGTCAAAGACGCCAGGTTCGTCGCCGGGTGCAACGCCGCCGTCTGCAACGTGTCCAACATCGGCGAGGCGGTGCATGTGGCGAGCTCGGCAGACTACGTGGTCTTGTTCATGGGGCTGGATCAGGATCAGGAGAGGGAGGAGGTCGATCGGCTCGAGCTGGGGCTCCCAGGGATGCAGGAGAAGCTCATCAACAGCGTCGCCGACGCCGCGAAgaagccggtgatcttggtgctgCTTTGCGGTGGCCCCGTGGATGTGACCTTCGCCAAGAACAATCCCAAGATTGGCGCCATCGTCTGGGCTGGGTACCCCGGCCAGGCTGGGGGCATCGCCATTGCCCAGGTCCTCTTCGGCGAGCACAACCCCG GTGGGAGGCTGCCGGTGACATGGTACCCGAAGGAGTTCACGGCGGTGCCGATGACGGACATGCGGATGCGCGCCGACCCGGCCACGGGGTACCCTGGGCGCACCTACAGGTTCTACAAAGGCAAGACCGTGTACAACTTCGGCTACGGTCTCAGCTACTCAAAGTACTCCCACAGCTTCGTGTCGAAGGGCACAAAACCACCATCTATGACCGGCATCGACGGCCTAAAGGCGATTGAGTCGGCGGCGGGCACCGTGAGCTACGACGTGGAGGAGATAGGCGCGGAGGCCTGTGACAAGCTCAAGTTCCCGGCGCTGGTGAGGGTACAGAACCAAGGGACCATGGACGGCAGGCACCCGGTGCTGCTCTTCCTGCGGTGGCCGAACGCGACGGACGGGCGGCCGGCGAGCCAGCTGATCGGGTTCCAGAGCGTGCACCTAAGGGCGACGCAGACAACGCACGTGGAGTTCGAGGTGAGCCCATGCAAGCACTTCAGCCGGGCGGCGGAAGACGGCAGGAAGGTGATCGACCAGGGATCGCACTTCGTCGGGGTCGGCGAGGACGAGTTCGAGATGAGCTTCATGGCTTGA